In one window of Tumebacillus algifaecis DNA:
- the ppaX gene encoding pyrophosphatase PpaX, whose product MKYRYVLFDLDGTLLDTNELILRSFEHALETHVPGQYTREHVLPHMGEALIDQMERFVPGRSQELVATYRKFNIEHHDALVTEFPQVNEVLEKLHQAGIKMAIVTSKMRLTAQMGWELVGIGRYFDAFVTADDTEKHKPHPDPLLMAMRLLGADPEQTLMVGDSPYDILGGQAAGVKTAAVAWSLRGEAGLREHKPDYMIHDMQELQKILLETR is encoded by the coding sequence ATGAAATACCGCTATGTACTCTTTGATTTAGACGGAACGCTGCTCGATACGAATGAACTGATCTTGCGCTCGTTTGAACACGCGTTGGAAACGCACGTGCCAGGCCAATACACCCGCGAGCACGTGCTGCCGCATATGGGCGAGGCGCTGATCGATCAGATGGAACGATTCGTGCCGGGACGCTCGCAGGAACTGGTCGCGACATACCGGAAGTTCAACATTGAGCACCATGATGCGCTGGTCACCGAATTTCCGCAGGTGAATGAGGTGTTGGAAAAATTGCATCAGGCGGGAATCAAAATGGCGATCGTCACGTCCAAAATGCGCTTGACCGCGCAGATGGGCTGGGAATTGGTCGGGATCGGTCGATACTTTGACGCCTTTGTGACCGCAGATGATACAGAGAAGCATAAGCCTCATCCCGACCCGCTTTTGATGGCGATGCGGCTGTTAGGGGCCGATCCGGAGCAGACGTTGATGGTCGGGGATTCGCCGTATGACATCCTCGGCGGTCAGGCGGCCGGTGTGAAGACCGCCGCCGTGGCGTGGAGTCTGCGCGGGGAGGCCGGATTGCGCGAACACAAGCCGGATTACATGATTCATGACATGCAGGAACTGCAAAAGATATTGCTCGAAACGAGGTGA
- a CDS encoding acyltransferase gives MRKTVRYPVEGTNALWQIYQTVSFWKVMKNFVVIQLARYTPFLKLKNWLYSTFLGMKVGDQTALALMVMVDVMYPELISVGRNTIIGYNTTILAHEYLIDEYRLGRVIIGDNVMIGANSTLLPGITIGDGAVVAAGSLVNRDVAPGSFVGGNPIRVIRAADEAPLPPERVSEAEETVQEHDEDSTTILH, from the coding sequence ATGCGCAAGACGGTACGCTATCCTGTCGAAGGGACGAACGCCCTGTGGCAGATCTATCAAACGGTCAGCTTCTGGAAGGTGATGAAGAATTTCGTGGTGATTCAGCTCGCCCGCTACACACCTTTTCTCAAGTTGAAAAATTGGCTCTACAGCACGTTTTTGGGCATGAAGGTTGGAGATCAGACGGCGCTGGCCTTGATGGTGATGGTGGACGTGATGTATCCGGAGTTGATCTCGGTGGGGCGCAACACGATCATCGGTTACAACACGACGATTCTCGCCCATGAGTATCTGATCGACGAATATCGTCTCGGCCGCGTGATCATCGGGGACAACGTCATGATCGGCGCCAATTCAACGCTGCTTCCCGGCATCACGATCGGGGACGGCGCGGTCGTGGCAGCTGGGTCGCTAGTCAATCGTGACGTGGCACCGGGCTCGTTTGTCGGCGGCAACCCGATTCGTGTGATTCGTGCCGCAGATGAGGCACCCCTGCCACCAGAACGGGTGAGCGAGGCGGAAGAGACTGTGCAGGAGCACGACGAGGACAGCACCACGATCTTGCACTAA
- a CDS encoding KamA family radical SAM protein has translation MSTTSETTKKKLSERERQMQQTVLKRFRSKVSPSLAQLVKKSDAVAKQFLPSPYEALDFGTEAPFEEGKNNHGIYGLERIYEDRAVLTPYFECSAYCRYCFKKTRTLGGEAKRMTDENIDAAIRYIGSDSRIKTVLITGGDPFIDAELLEQVLVKVAEIPHVRNIRVGTRNILFQPEKITDELAEMVSRFNHIDYENPKNSRNISVGLSINHPDELTPEVVRAAQRFIQRGITIRGQTVLMKGINDDAKTIHELISLFLAVGIVPYYLFHCMPVIGAKHFRTSVQKGIDILKALSPFSGSTAPHYVYVTQIGKHRVGPGHQLDYVEIDGLKYIKATTPYKAADFLEFSDNTKLPPLHEIDENGYVVSYYLDGDDDELEVL, from the coding sequence ATGTCCACGACTTCAGAAACCACGAAAAAGAAGTTATCCGAACGTGAACGTCAGATGCAACAAACCGTACTGAAACGCTTTCGTTCCAAAGTTAGCCCGTCTCTAGCGCAACTGGTCAAGAAATCTGACGCAGTCGCTAAACAGTTCCTCCCAAGCCCGTATGAAGCCCTTGATTTTGGGACTGAAGCACCGTTTGAAGAAGGCAAAAACAACCACGGCATTTACGGTCTCGAACGTATTTATGAAGACCGCGCCGTCCTGACTCCTTATTTTGAATGTTCCGCATACTGTCGCTACTGCTTCAAAAAGACCCGTACTCTGGGTGGCGAAGCAAAGCGCATGACCGATGAAAACATCGATGCGGCCATCCGCTATATCGGCAGCGACTCGCGGATCAAAACGGTGTTGATCACCGGCGGTGACCCGTTTATCGACGCTGAATTGCTCGAGCAGGTACTGGTGAAAGTTGCAGAAATCCCGCACGTGCGCAACATTCGCGTCGGTACTCGCAACATCTTGTTCCAACCGGAAAAGATCACCGATGAACTGGCGGAGATGGTCAGTCGCTTCAACCATATCGATTATGAAAACCCGAAAAATTCGCGTAACATCTCGGTCGGTCTGTCGATCAACCATCCGGATGAACTGACCCCCGAAGTGGTGCGTGCCGCACAGCGCTTTATCCAGCGCGGGATCACCATTCGCGGTCAGACCGTTTTAATGAAAGGCATCAACGATGACGCCAAGACGATCCACGAATTGATCTCGCTGTTCCTGGCCGTGGGTATCGTGCCGTACTACCTGTTCCACTGCATGCCGGTCATCGGTGCGAAGCACTTCCGCACCTCGGTGCAAAAAGGCATCGACATTTTGAAAGCACTGTCGCCGTTCTCCGGCTCGACCGCCCCGCACTATGTCTATGTTACCCAAATTGGCAAACACCGCGTCGGTCCGGGCCACCAGCTCGACTACGTAGAAATTGACGGCCTCAAATACATCAAAGCGACCACTCCGTACAAAGCTGCCGACTTCCTCGAGTTCTCCGACAACACCAAGCTACCACCGTTGCATGAGATCGACGAAAATGGCTACGTAGTGTCCTACTATTTGGACGGAGATGACGACGAACTGGAGGTACTGTAA
- a CDS encoding ATP-grasp domain-containing protein — protein sequence MNRPQAIVFIDHAQAVLLTLRAAYAQDQGYRTFLIAPPFEPGPLSAMQNYERDKRDGKPIYERMYMTEDFDMDTLRSYIAEIEQEADIAAFITGNGPFCKDGLVGAHAAILAEERGLPSQGSDALYLANNKYLMRDAFRAGGLNTIDYGLAVDEESAIAEAARIGYPVLMKPINGIASHLIMKCKNEDELRTHFRHAMEKLPGSTFQSFYEGAHSYPTKDGVLIHFDPMRSLLLEQYIPGREVSVEVLITEDRYVPLIMQDKAIVTEEERCVYEDIMITPPMRFTEEECRELEAYAVQAAKTIGLKNSIAHIELRYGENGLGPQVLEINPRLGGGYTHEVLRTMVGLDYVSAYIELMTGTLQAKESYERKTEPHGFFTLFAPHAGFFESVEGLEELKAMPGILNTMHPFAVGTVIPGDEEEAMLLLVWMKAETSEELLATYKRAKEIIKFNIDPTKTSVPLT from the coding sequence ATGAACCGACCGCAAGCAATTGTCTTTATCGATCATGCGCAGGCCGTGCTCTTGACCCTTCGCGCCGCCTATGCCCAAGATCAGGGCTATCGAACCTTCCTCATCGCTCCGCCCTTCGAGCCCGGCCCACTCTCTGCCATGCAAAACTATGAACGGGACAAGCGCGACGGGAAACCGATCTATGAACGCATGTATATGACCGAAGATTTTGACATGGATACGCTGCGCTCCTACATCGCCGAAATCGAGCAAGAGGCTGACATCGCAGCGTTTATTACCGGCAATGGCCCGTTCTGCAAAGACGGTTTGGTCGGCGCCCATGCCGCGATCTTGGCCGAAGAGCGCGGCCTGCCATCCCAAGGCAGCGACGCGCTCTACCTCGCCAACAACAAATACTTGATGCGCGACGCCTTCCGCGCAGGCGGACTGAATACGATCGACTACGGACTCGCCGTCGATGAAGAGTCGGCCATCGCCGAGGCCGCACGCATCGGCTATCCGGTGCTGATGAAACCGATCAACGGAATCGCCTCACACTTGATCATGAAGTGTAAAAACGAAGACGAACTGCGCACCCACTTCCGCCATGCGATGGAAAAACTGCCCGGTTCGACCTTCCAATCCTTCTACGAAGGTGCACACTCCTATCCGACCAAGGATGGCGTGCTGATCCACTTTGACCCGATGCGCTCCCTGCTGCTTGAACAGTACATCCCAGGCCGTGAAGTGTCGGTAGAAGTGCTGATCACCGAGGACCGCTACGTTCCGCTGATCATGCAGGACAAAGCGATCGTCACCGAAGAGGAACGCTGTGTCTATGAGGACATCATGATCACACCACCGATGCGCTTTACCGAAGAGGAGTGCCGCGAACTGGAAGCCTATGCAGTTCAGGCAGCGAAAACGATCGGTTTGAAGAACTCGATCGCCCACATCGAACTTCGCTACGGAGAAAACGGCCTCGGCCCGCAGGTGTTAGAAATCAACCCGCGTTTAGGCGGCGGCTACACACACGAAGTCCTGCGCACGATGGTCGGCCTTGATTATGTATCGGCCTATATCGAACTGATGACCGGAACCTTGCAAGCAAAGGAATCGTATGAACGCAAAACAGAGCCCCACGGGTTCTTCACCCTGTTCGCACCACACGCGGGCTTTTTCGAATCGGTCGAAGGTCTCGAAGAATTGAAAGCTATGCCGGGTATCTTGAACACGATGCATCCGTTCGCTGTCGGAACCGTCATTCCCGGCGATGAAGAAGAGGCCATGCTGTTGTTGGTTTGGATGAAAGCTGAAACCTCCGAAGAACTCCTCGCCACCTACAAGCGGGCCAAGGAGATCATCAAATTTAACATCGATCCGACCAAAACTTCCGTACCGCTCACGTAG
- a CDS encoding nucleoside recognition domain-containing protein — protein sequence MLQGVIYRGWLTGLRTTWILGKVIVPITLLVSLLKHTPVIEWVVHLFAPLMGLFGLPGEAAIVLALGFTLNLYAAIGAMFSLALNSPEILILCVMLSFCHNLFVETAVAKRLGLNSAIVVLVRFGMAFIGGVTLHLALGNQVGAVAGTYTHLAYLWEMPLLSVLGEVGGTIFKAVWQLALIVIPLMMLIQVLKERKVLDKLAVKMTPLMRMLGLSEHAAIPMLAGIWFGLAYGAGVILEATREKPMEKRELYLLMVFLVLCHAVVEDTLIFLPLGVNGWYLLAIRLVSALVLTFLLARLWRRQAGRQTVSKGQIEM from the coding sequence GTGTTGCAAGGCGTTATCTACCGCGGCTGGCTGACGGGACTCCGAACGACGTGGATTCTGGGAAAAGTGATTGTGCCGATCACGTTGCTCGTCTCGCTGCTCAAGCACACGCCCGTCATCGAGTGGGTCGTTCATCTGTTTGCGCCGCTGATGGGGCTCTTCGGCCTGCCAGGTGAAGCTGCCATCGTGCTGGCATTAGGATTTACATTGAACTTATACGCGGCGATCGGTGCCATGTTTTCCTTGGCGCTGAACTCGCCGGAGATTTTAATCCTTTGTGTGATGTTGTCATTTTGCCACAACCTGTTCGTGGAAACGGCGGTTGCGAAGCGCTTGGGGTTGAACAGCGCCATCGTGGTCCTCGTGCGGTTTGGCATGGCGTTTATCGGCGGTGTGACGCTCCATCTGGCGCTCGGCAATCAGGTCGGCGCCGTAGCAGGCACGTACACGCATCTCGCCTATCTCTGGGAGATGCCGCTGTTGTCCGTGCTTGGCGAAGTTGGGGGGACGATTTTCAAAGCGGTCTGGCAGTTGGCCTTGATCGTCATTCCGCTGATGATGTTGATTCAGGTATTGAAAGAGCGCAAGGTGCTCGACAAGCTTGCGGTGAAGATGACGCCGCTGATGCGGATGCTCGGTTTGTCAGAACATGCGGCGATTCCGATGCTGGCAGGCATCTGGTTTGGGCTCGCTTACGGCGCGGGCGTGATTCTGGAAGCGACGCGGGAAAAGCCGATGGAAAAACGCGAGCTCTACCTGCTGATGGTATTTCTCGTGCTCTGTCACGCTGTGGTCGAAGATACGTTGATCTTCCTGCCGCTGGGAGTTAACGGCTGGTACCTGCTCGCGATCCGCTTGGTCTCCGCATTGGTGCTGACCTTCCTGCTGGCTCGTCTTTGGCGCAGGCAAGCAGGACGGCAGACGGTGTCCAAAGGCCAAATTGAAATGTAG
- a CDS encoding MFS transporter yields MTNAVPAPDNKKSFRHLYQLTAGKTISDIGNNFDMVALNMFVYLLTDSALYMGLFMSIRLIGAFVAGFYAGILADRMNRKHLMIISDIGRSLALVLIVLTPSDYQFYMLLPVTFVMGCLSTLFGVSLQSSIPSIVGKENIIKANAVLTAWGSVAMVIGLFGAGILLGKVSYETVFIIDACTYLLSALNLLSLPLRTSEERLAGAPKENMSFFSEFKLIYVYLRTVPILLSLMAIRLIDTFGSAAHNVGMPVFSAQLNPAQPSFYMGIIWGVWGIGNLIGSRIMAKKFTGDDTSLNERAFGIATFFMSFFFILLFFESPIYLILLFAALAGIADGVSMIVYNTRLQQTPDEKRGRMFGVSSTLQTVGFAIGMVICSPLFDLFKPVVVVGVLHGLPMIMALLFTLYYFGKWKPNRTRKRENSHDVA; encoded by the coding sequence ATGACGAATGCTGTCCCAGCGCCGGACAACAAAAAATCGTTCCGGCACTTGTACCAATTGACAGCAGGTAAGACGATTTCCGACATCGGTAACAATTTTGACATGGTTGCGCTGAACATGTTCGTTTACCTGCTGACCGACAGCGCGCTCTATATGGGGCTGTTCATGTCAATCCGTCTGATCGGTGCTTTTGTGGCTGGATTCTATGCAGGTATTCTCGCTGACCGGATGAACCGCAAGCATCTGATGATCATTTCCGATATCGGACGTTCACTCGCCCTCGTCCTGATCGTACTCACACCGAGCGATTACCAGTTTTACATGCTCTTGCCTGTCACCTTCGTAATGGGATGCCTGTCCACGCTGTTTGGTGTATCGTTACAGTCGAGCATCCCATCGATCGTCGGCAAGGAGAATATCATCAAGGCCAATGCGGTCTTGACCGCTTGGGGCTCGGTCGCGATGGTGATCGGTCTGTTCGGAGCTGGGATCTTGCTTGGCAAAGTCTCCTATGAGACGGTGTTTATCATCGATGCCTGCACCTACCTGCTGTCAGCGCTCAACCTGCTGTCACTACCACTGCGCACCAGCGAAGAGCGCTTAGCCGGCGCCCCGAAAGAGAACATGTCGTTCTTCAGCGAATTCAAGCTGATCTACGTCTACCTGCGCACCGTTCCGATCCTGCTGTCCTTGATGGCGATCCGCCTGATCGACACGTTCGGCTCGGCGGCGCACAATGTCGGGATGCCGGTCTTCTCAGCCCAGCTCAATCCTGCGCAGCCCTCCTTTTATATGGGGATCATCTGGGGTGTCTGGGGCATTGGCAACTTGATCGGCTCGCGAATCATGGCGAAGAAGTTTACGGGAGATGATACCTCGCTCAATGAGCGGGCCTTTGGGATAGCAACGTTCTTCATGTCGTTCTTCTTCATCCTGCTCTTCTTCGAGAGTCCCATCTACCTGATTCTGCTCTTTGCCGCCTTAGCGGGCATTGCGGACGGTGTGTCGATGATCGTCTACAACACCCGCCTCCAGCAAACGCCCGATGAGAAACGCGGCCGGATGTTTGGCGTCTCGTCCACCTTGCAGACGGTCGGCTTTGCGATCGGCATGGTGATCTGCTCACCTCTGTTCGATCTGTTCAAGCCTGTCGTCGTGGTCGGCGTCCTGCACGGTCTGCCGATGATCATGGCGCTGCTGTTCACCTTGTACTACTTTGGAAAATGGAAACCGAACCGAACCAGAAAAAGAGAAAACAGCCACGATGTCGCATAG
- a CDS encoding ATP-grasp domain-containing protein: MSRPQAVVFIDNVLVLLLARRASYAQDLGYRTYLIAPPMLEAHTEAMAQYEQTERDGRPTYDQIFPTEHFDIDTLRTLLAEIEQEADIKGLVVGNGPFCKDGLVGAHVATLAEERGLPSQNAEALYLCGNKYLMRDSFRADGLNTIDFGLAVDEASLLTHASRIGYPVLMKPINGVASHLILKSNNEAELLGNFRLAMEKLPGSAFQDFYQGVHAFPNRQGELMHFDPMRCMLLEQYIPGREVSIEMLITEDRCIPLLVHDKVDISEDARCVYENLAIVPPVRFTQEECNALEACAVQAVQAVGLKNTVAHVELRYGENGLGPQVLEINPRMGGAYIMESLKTMVGVDHNTTHVELMTGTFQPKATYDVLPELHAMMVLYAPHGGLFQAIDGIEECQALPSVLKTMQPFPVGHIIHGDDEEVSLLLIWMKGDSAQQIAETGQKIREIVTFKIDPSDQANQPVT; encoded by the coding sequence ATGAGCCGACCACAAGCTGTCGTATTTATTGATAACGTCTTAGTGCTTTTGTTGGCCCGACGCGCTTCTTACGCCCAGGATTTAGGCTATCGTACCTATCTGATCGCCCCACCTATGCTCGAGGCACACACGGAAGCGATGGCGCAATACGAGCAAACCGAACGGGACGGTAGACCTACCTACGATCAGATCTTTCCAACGGAGCATTTTGACATCGACACCTTGCGCACTCTGCTCGCAGAAATTGAACAAGAGGCGGACATCAAAGGACTGGTCGTCGGCAACGGGCCTTTTTGCAAAGATGGCTTGGTCGGTGCCCATGTCGCCACTCTGGCCGAAGAGCGCGGGTTGCCATCGCAAAACGCGGAGGCGCTCTATCTGTGTGGCAACAAATACCTGATGCGCGACAGTTTCCGCGCGGACGGGCTGAACACGATCGACTTCGGCTTGGCAGTCGATGAAGCGTCACTGCTCACACATGCTTCGCGGATCGGCTATCCCGTGCTGATGAAGCCGATCAACGGCGTCGCCTCACATCTGATTCTGAAAAGCAATAATGAAGCGGAACTGCTCGGCAACTTCCGCCTCGCGATGGAGAAGCTGCCAGGATCAGCTTTTCAAGATTTTTACCAAGGCGTACACGCCTTTCCCAACCGACAGGGCGAACTGATGCATTTCGACCCGATGCGCTGCATGTTGCTCGAACAGTACATTCCGGGCCGCGAAGTGTCGATCGAGATGCTGATCACCGAAGACCGCTGCATCCCTCTCCTGGTGCATGACAAGGTGGACATCTCCGAAGACGCGCGCTGTGTCTACGAAAATCTGGCCATCGTGCCGCCGGTGCGGTTCACACAAGAAGAATGCAACGCTCTGGAAGCTTGTGCTGTGCAGGCCGTCCAAGCGGTCGGATTGAAAAACACCGTCGCCCACGTCGAACTGCGCTACGGAGAAAACGGGCTCGGCCCGCAGGTGTTGGAAATCAACCCGCGCATGGGCGGTGCTTACATCATGGAAAGTCTAAAAACGATGGTTGGAGTCGATCACAATACGACCCATGTCGAACTGATGACCGGCACCTTTCAACCGAAAGCAACGTATGACGTTCTGCCAGAGTTGCACGCCATGATGGTGCTGTACGCCCCACACGGAGGTCTTTTTCAAGCGATAGATGGTATCGAAGAATGTCAAGCCTTGCCCAGCGTCCTGAAGACGATGCAACCCTTTCCTGTCGGCCACATCATCCACGGGGATGACGAAGAAGTCAGCCTCTTGCTCATCTGGATGAAGGGCGACTCAGCTCAGCAGATTGCAGAGACCGGACAAAAGATCCGCGAGATCGTCACCTTCAAGATCGACCCGAGCGATCAAGCAAATCAGCCTGTCACGTAA
- the hisZ gene encoding ATP phosphoribosyltransferase regulatory subunit encodes MDQPIRLEKPRGVRDVLPPLAARKREVEKKIAGVFQRWGYEEIVTPTFEYADTFLNGAFRDEEDSLFKSVDRSGRTVALRPDMTAPIARVVSSLMKEKPLPIRLSYNASIFRQQHPEAGRDAEFTQAGVELMGDGSPDADAGLIALAASALQAAGVKGFRLEIGQVQFVQALLAEHVGDDNLRGQLSDALVAKEYVRYEQLVQEQVESEASRGSLLKVPHLRGGIAILADAAAITSSAQALAALDNLRTIWEILVLYNAAEHAQIDLSLLLSRPYYTGAIFEGYGPNVDLPICSGGRYDELVGRFGRAMPATGFMIGIERVLHVLEKSFPKDPKERFLILYEAADRYPVIGFATYLRSKRFIITAQHVDDVEAAMKERSEEHVTLIPFKGGKLLESNKLLRAMFTDFCHMFSL; translated from the coding sequence GTGGATCAACCAATAAGATTGGAGAAACCGCGCGGTGTGCGCGATGTGTTGCCTCCGCTGGCAGCACGAAAACGAGAGGTAGAAAAAAAGATCGCTGGAGTGTTTCAGCGTTGGGGCTATGAGGAGATCGTCACTCCGACATTTGAATATGCAGATACGTTTTTAAACGGTGCGTTTCGCGATGAGGAAGACAGCCTGTTCAAATCGGTAGATCGCTCGGGACGCACTGTCGCCTTACGCCCCGACATGACGGCGCCGATCGCGCGGGTGGTCTCTTCCTTAATGAAAGAGAAACCGCTGCCGATTCGTCTGTCCTACAATGCGAGCATCTTCCGGCAACAGCATCCGGAAGCGGGGCGCGATGCCGAATTTACGCAGGCCGGAGTGGAACTGATGGGGGATGGTTCCCCCGATGCGGATGCGGGCTTGATCGCATTGGCGGCGAGTGCGCTGCAAGCGGCCGGGGTGAAAGGCTTCCGACTTGAGATCGGACAGGTACAATTCGTGCAGGCGTTGTTAGCTGAGCATGTCGGTGACGACAACCTGCGTGGGCAGTTGTCAGACGCGTTGGTAGCCAAAGAGTATGTGCGCTATGAGCAGTTGGTCCAGGAGCAGGTGGAATCGGAAGCGTCGCGGGGCAGCTTGCTAAAAGTGCCACACCTGCGTGGTGGGATCGCCATCTTGGCGGATGCGGCTGCGATCACCTCGTCTGCGCAGGCTTTGGCGGCGCTCGACAATCTGCGCACGATCTGGGAGATCCTCGTCCTGTACAACGCGGCGGAGCACGCGCAGATCGATTTGAGTCTGCTGTTGTCGCGGCCCTATTACACGGGTGCGATTTTTGAAGGATACGGTCCTAATGTTGACCTCCCGATCTGCTCGGGCGGACGCTATGATGAACTGGTCGGCAGATTTGGGCGGGCGATGCCTGCGACCGGGTTTATGATCGGCATCGAGCGAGTGCTTCATGTGTTGGAGAAGTCGTTCCCGAAAGACCCGAAAGAACGTTTTCTGATATTATATGAGGCGGCCGATCGTTATCCGGTGATCGGATTTGCCACCTATTTGCGCTCCAAACGTTTTATCATCACGGCACAACATGTCGATGATGTAGAAGCGGCGATGAAAGAGCGCTCAGAGGAGCATGTGACGCTGATTCCATTTAAGGGTGGCAAGCTCCTCGAGTCGAACAAATTGCTGCGGGCGATGTTCACCGATTTCTGTCACATGTTCTCGTTGTGA
- a CDS encoding ATP-grasp domain-containing protein, whose product MTQQKSFVFIDNMYPLIMARRAVTARERGYRSVLISLTLSEMELNAIKDFETKHNMLIFDEVISTDAFDLDTLRNLLAGFENEYPIAAFMSNIGMFHQGTLVGSNVAILAEERGLPSLSSDAVFRCNNKYLMRDALRHAGVPTVDFGLATDEVTAVEHANRIGYPIILKPLNGAASHMIVKCSNEEEVISKFKDAMVRLPASTNLAAYESAHSYPNKAGELVHFDPLRTMLIEKYIDGREASVELLITEDQVIPLLVHDKVTLTEQERCFYEHLLVVPPQRFTERESQEMKDYAVAVAKAVGLKNTFSHVELRYDNHGTGPQLLEINPRIGGMWVHESIRSMVGIDWQATLVSLCEGTFTPESHYESSEEIHAMFCIYPPHSGLLENVEGMDQLQELPGMLFARQSVPNGSVIYGDDEECFAVICFLKAESYEKVYEVYDQALELVTFTVNPNITSREEVTKA is encoded by the coding sequence ATGACGCAGCAAAAATCGTTCGTTTTTATTGATAATATGTACCCGCTCATCATGGCACGCCGTGCTGTCACCGCAAGAGAGCGTGGGTATCGCTCCGTGTTGATTTCCCTGACCCTCTCCGAGATGGAACTGAACGCGATCAAGGATTTCGAGACCAAACACAACATGCTGATCTTTGATGAGGTGATCTCGACCGATGCGTTTGACCTCGACACGTTGCGTAACCTGCTGGCCGGTTTTGAAAACGAGTATCCGATCGCTGCCTTCATGAGCAACATCGGCATGTTCCACCAAGGCACGCTGGTCGGCTCCAATGTTGCCATCCTCGCCGAAGAGCGCGGCTTGCCATCGCTAAGCTCCGATGCGGTTTTCCGTTGCAACAACAAGTATCTCATGCGTGACGCGCTTCGCCACGCAGGCGTACCGACCGTTGATTTTGGACTTGCTACCGACGAAGTAACGGCTGTTGAACATGCGAACCGTATCGGCTATCCGATCATTTTGAAGCCGCTGAATGGCGCAGCTTCGCACATGATCGTCAAGTGCTCCAACGAGGAAGAAGTGATCAGCAAATTTAAGGATGCGATGGTTCGACTCCCCGCTTCCACCAACCTTGCCGCATATGAATCGGCACACAGCTATCCGAACAAAGCGGGCGAACTGGTGCACTTCGATCCGTTGCGCACGATGCTGATCGAAAAGTATATCGACGGTCGTGAAGCGAGCGTGGAATTGCTGATCACCGAAGATCAGGTCATTCCTTTGCTCGTGCATGACAAAGTGACGCTGACCGAGCAAGAGCGCTGCTTCTACGAGCACTTGCTCGTCGTGCCGCCGCAGCGCTTTACGGAACGTGAGTCCCAAGAGATGAAAGACTACGCCGTGGCGGTCGCCAAAGCGGTCGGTCTCAAAAACACTTTCTCCCACGTAGAACTGCGCTATGACAATCATGGCACCGGCCCGCAGCTTTTGGAGATCAACCCGCGTATCGGCGGCATGTGGGTGCATGAAAGCATCCGCTCGATGGTTGGCATCGATTGGCAAGCCACCTTGGTCAGCCTGTGCGAAGGTACCTTTACCCCAGAGTCGCACTACGAATCGAGCGAAGAGATTCACGCCATGTTCTGCATCTATCCTCCCCACTCCGGGCTCTTGGAAAATGTCGAGGGCATGGATCAACTGCAAGAACTGCCGGGGATGCTTTTTGCTAGGCAATCGGTTCCCAACGGCTCGGTCATCTATGGAGATGATGAAGAATGCTTTGCCGTGATATGCTTCCTGAAGGCGGAGTCGTATGAGAAAGTGTATGAAGTGTACGACCAAGCGTTGGAGCTCGTCACCTTTACGGTCAACCCGAATATCACATCGAGGGAAGAAGTGACAAAAGCATGA